From Thalassotalea euphylliae, the proteins below share one genomic window:
- a CDS encoding DUF4212 domain-containing protein — translation METSYWQENLRLILICLAIWFIVSFGFGLLLVEPLNTIRLGGYKLGFWFAQQGSIYTFVGLIFWYAHKMNQLDKKYNVEDQ, via the coding sequence GTGGAAACAAGTTATTGGCAGGAAAACCTGCGACTTATTTTAATCTGTCTCGCAATCTGGTTTATCGTATCGTTCGGCTTTGGTTTACTGCTTGTTGAACCGCTAAACACTATCCGCTTGGGTGGTTACAAACTGGGTTTTTGGTTTGCGCAGCAAGGTTCAATTTACACCTTCGTCGGATTGATATTCTGGTATGCCCACAAAATGAATCAACTAGATAAAAAATACAATGTGGAGGACCAGTAA
- a CDS encoding sodium:solute symporter family protein codes for MDELKLYTWIAVGGTFGLYFFLAWWARAGSTSEFYAAGGGISPLQNGMAIGADWMSAASFISMAGLIAFLGYGGSVFLMGWTGGYVLLAMCLAPYMRKHGKFTVPEFIGDRFYSRTARIVAVVCLIIASVTYIIGQMKGVGVAFSRFLEVEYDMGLYIGMGVVFVYATLGGMKGITYTQIAQYVVLITAYTIPAIFISLQLTGNPIPQLGLGSTLADGSGVYLLDKLDMVVTDLGFKEYTTSTLGSVEMFAYTMSLMIGTAGLPHVIMRFFTVPSVKAARQSAGYALVFIALLYTVAPAVGAMARFNLMNTIEPAAGENLVYDERPQWFKDWERTGLLQFEDKNGDGKIQYTSDAQTNEMVKVDRDIMVLANPSIANLPNWVIALVAAGGLAAALSTAAGLLLAISSAVSHDLMKGVLMPDMSEKSELRASRVVMTLSILFAGYLGLNPPGFAAGTVALAFGLAASSIFPALMMGIFSKKMSSKAAVAGMCAGLGVTMLYVFQHKGIMFIPGTSFMGGMEQNWFFGISPNAFGSVGALVNFAVAFIVLKATGPAPSEIQDLVENFRTPHGEIAGAHDH; via the coding sequence ATGGATGAATTAAAGCTTTATACATGGATCGCCGTGGGCGGTACCTTTGGACTGTATTTTTTCCTTGCTTGGTGGGCGAGGGCAGGCTCGACGAGTGAATTCTACGCGGCAGGTGGCGGTATTAGCCCACTGCAAAATGGCATGGCGATTGGTGCCGATTGGATGAGTGCCGCCTCCTTTATTTCCATGGCCGGACTCATTGCCTTTCTCGGCTATGGTGGCTCAGTATTTTTAATGGGGTGGACTGGCGGCTATGTGTTGCTGGCAATGTGTTTAGCACCTTACATGCGCAAGCACGGCAAGTTCACGGTGCCTGAATTTATTGGTGATCGCTTTTACTCGCGAACGGCGCGCATTGTTGCCGTGGTGTGTTTAATTATCGCGTCAGTGACTTACATCATTGGGCAAATGAAAGGGGTGGGTGTTGCTTTTTCTCGCTTTCTTGAAGTGGAATACGACATGGGCCTCTACATTGGCATGGGGGTGGTATTTGTCTATGCGACGCTCGGCGGCATGAAAGGGATTACCTACACCCAAATTGCACAATATGTCGTGCTGATCACCGCTTACACTATTCCAGCAATCTTCATTTCGCTACAACTCACGGGTAACCCTATTCCACAGCTTGGACTTGGCTCGACATTAGCCGATGGCAGCGGCGTGTATCTCTTGGATAAACTCGATATGGTGGTCACCGATCTTGGCTTTAAAGAATACACCACCTCGACCTTAGGCTCGGTTGAAATGTTCGCCTACACCATGTCATTGATGATAGGTACGGCTGGCTTGCCGCATGTGATTATGCGCTTCTTTACTGTGCCTTCTGTTAAAGCGGCACGTCAATCGGCGGGCTATGCCTTAGTGTTCATTGCGCTACTTTACACAGTTGCACCAGCGGTTGGCGCGATGGCGCGTTTCAATTTAATGAATACCATTGAACCTGCTGCCGGTGAAAACCTCGTTTACGATGAGCGACCACAGTGGTTTAAAGATTGGGAGCGCACCGGGTTACTGCAATTTGAAGACAAAAATGGTGATGGCAAAATTCAGTACACGTCTGATGCTCAAACCAATGAAATGGTAAAAGTTGACCGTGACATTATGGTACTTGCTAACCCGTCTATTGCGAACTTGCCGAACTGGGTGATTGCCTTAGTGGCGGCGGGCGGTTTAGCGGCGGCACTATCAACGGCAGCCGGCCTATTGCTCGCGATATCCTCAGCGGTTTCCCACGACTTGATGAAAGGGGTGTTGATGCCCGATATGAGTGAGAAATCTGAACTGAGAGCAAGTCGTGTGGTGATGACGCTATCTATACTCTTTGCTGGCTATCTTGGCCTCAATCCACCGGGCTTTGCTGCGGGTACTGTGGCTCTCGCGTTCGGTTTAGCGGCATCGAGTATTTTCCCCGCGCTGATGATGGGTATTTTCTCGAAGAAAATGAGCAGTAAAGCGGCGGTTGCTGGCATGTGTGCAGGTTTAGGCGTCACTATGCTGTACGTGTTCCAGCACAAAGGTATCATGTTTATTCCGGGTACTTCGTTTATGGGCGGCATGGAGCAAAACTGGTTCTTTGGTATTTCGCCCAATGCCTTTGGCTCGGTTGGCGCTTTGGTTAACTTTGCTGTTGCCTTTATTGTGCTCAAAGCAACAGGGCCAGCACCAAGCGAAATTCAAGACTTGGTTGAAAACTTCCGTACGCCACATGGTGAAATTGCGGGGGCGCATGATCACTAG